tgagtgtgtgcgcgcgcgcgtgtccATTTGCGTCCAAAACACGACGATTTCTTACCATTGTACTTAACAGGAGTGAAAGTCTTTTCTTCAGAAACTCAACAAAACCTCGAAATGTTAGTAAACGGGTTCCAGATATTTCAAAACTAGTGCAACGGCCATAGGTACACGTGTCCCACATGCTGttgtttttacaaaattcttCAAGCGTTAAACATGCACGATCATGACAGAGATTAACGCTATCTTAACAAGTAAGTAACTTGATACAAAACTCTGCAGCACACAACTCAAACAGACGCGTCTCGCGATAATGGTTTGAAAAGATGCCCAACAGAAatatcactcacacacaaacacacacattatgcaTGTACAACGCAAGCACAcccacgaacacacacaaagaacgcGCACACACCATAGATGCAtaatgcaagcacacacacacacgcaagatGATATTGCAGTCGGAGCAAGCACTGAAATCTTACACATAGTAATTCCAGCTTTTCACTTCGGACCGACTATGTCGAGGTTATAAACGCTTGTAAATTATCCTCCAGCAATGTTCTAATTTTAGAATTGCCGAGCAGCTTTAAAAAAGAGTTTCCCAAAGAGCCTGACTGGGAGGTTTATAAGGTAAAAGCCGGTGCCACGATctaaaccagcggttctcaaccttttacatgtgacgacccccctgacgaacaccggtacgtccgcgaccccccttagccagctaggtcggtggaagagcgggggggggagccttagctaacctcgaacgccgcgtcgaggaaatcaatgcaattcaacaacggaagaacaaagttcgtatctgcaagaagtataactgttaatgaaattttactaaagcaaattctgtggtgctaataaatattattttattggacactcactttgattaatgagaaggttgagcctgcttgctgttgcatagagaagcaaACCTAGTTGCggtgttcgtacccactgctaatcgcagctcagcctctgcgtccacacgatttctgtattgagacttcagtgctgccaatgctgaaaatccttgctcacacacatacgaagttgaaaatggcagcagaactttcattgctggagagggagaggggagtcagcgatgagagattgggggagagagagggcaaaaggtgagaggagggagattggaggcttaattgttgagagggggattgtgttttgagttttggaagtgagaagtcactgcatgccgagacagtgtacttgaatagggagaagagatttggagtttgatcgccctaaccactcggttacacaatgtaaactaatttcactaataccagtataagaaactttaataaaaaatgaccaccttcgcgacccccttgtaggcacgtcgcgaccccccagagggtcgcgccccacaggttgagaaccgctgatctaaACCTTCACCCGCGACAGCCATTCGCCCCACACAGCGCGCATGTGCAGGAGTCAACGGGTCATTTCCGCAATGCAAAGGGTCACATCCGTACAATGTGTCTCCTAGCATATGAGCGAACGGTCGTCTCAGAGGATCACATCGTTAAATTCTAGACAGATACTGTCAATTACTAACGTATGGATGAATCCTCGTCTCAAGATAGTCCTCATCTCACCGTATATCAAGATAGCGATTCGTCATCGTCTGCGCATGCCTAACCCTTGAAGGCCGGCGCGTGCCATGCGCACAGACGAAGGTTCAGATCGTGACACCGGCAGAAATTCGGCAAACCCAGTCCCTTGGGACATATGGCCCATCGACTCAGGGAGGCTGTGCGCTCCCGCCGCCTGAGATAATGACTGATGTCCTCAAGACGGCACATACGTTATCGACGACCTGTTTCTGACGAGTTTGTGAACTACAGGAGGGTCTGGGAAGAGCAGTACTCACTGCTTGCGAGATTTCCTATCTACAGGAGAGGATCTGCAGCTTGTTCGAGAGCAGCAGCGATTAAAATCAAGAATGGTACACGCAACAAATAATACTGAGTCCAGCTTCTTGAATAGCATCGACCATCATGTTAGTGCACAGATGTCAGCACCAAGAGGCGACCTTTCGATGTCCACGTTCACACATACCCCTTCCTGGTTCCCGACTTTGACCGAATCACGGGATTCAACAGTCAACAGCAACCTGGTTCCCGCCACTCGACAGCACCAAAGGACGCCTTATATGGCCGAATCTCTGGCCGTGTCTGTCCAGCGCTGCCTCACCGCTGTTGGCCTTTCAAATCCACACAGCTATGACATAGGTGTAAAagatgtttaataataatatgaaggaggaggaggaggaggaagaacagtcaattttcttttaaatgaaattgGAACTTAAGAAAACTGACATCCCGTTTAAAGAGACATTTTGTAGGGAAAAGAAAGTGTGAGGCGCTGTCATCTCCAGCCAACCACGCCATAGCTTCATTCACCTCCCCCTTATGTTCTCTTCTCTCTTAGACCTCTAGGTGACAGCTAATTAAAGCCATTTGTCAACAGTCTTTGGCTAGGGCACTCGTCAGCTTGTGGCTCCAAGACGGTTCTATTCTATGCCATTCATTAAAATCTTGGGAAGGATTTATTAGAAACAAGGTTGTGTGCGGCGTCAACTGACCAGAGCGTAAGAAGAAGGCATCTACTGCAGAGCACCTAAGTGTATATATGGTGGACTGCTTCTAATTCAATTCTTTGtttcatgcacatgcatattttcttctttacccTAGAGttgaaagaataaagtatctGGAATCGTGTGGTGTACCTTTTCACACCCTTCTACCACtttccgcttattgctacttcctttgcaaaatcatAATGCTcccagtccttgttacttggttactctttgcattttctacatttgtctttcatttgtcatcggtactgttgtttatccttccgtcgttcatatgttgtttgtttgttcttttgtctctcgtatgttgtccatgtctcgcaCTTCCTACCGTTCCACATGAATAACGATCTATGTTTGCACCTGTGGGCTGATGGTATCCGCACACCCCTTTCACATGTAACGTGAACTGCACGGATATATAGTCAACACACATTCCTCCCTCACTCCATCTGTCTTTTTCGGAAACGTCAAATTCTTTCATAACGCACCATTAACACATTATGGAAATACCTGTTTGCAAAAATGGAGCAATTTAATACTGATGTTTAACCGCACGCCACCTCGTCAATGAGAAATTCATTTAGCGCGCGGCGTGATTAGCTATAATTGCTCCAGCAATGAAAATAGTTGCTGTAACAGCAGGTGTAATAGTTTCTGGAAACGCGTGGCTTTTAAACACCCCGCAGCATAAATTATAAAGGCCTGTTTTCGTAAACTGGAATGCCTACTCCATGCAGGCGCCATTGTGTTGACTGTAATTAACTTCTTGAGTATCACACTATTTGCTACATAAGAATAATCATAACATGAAACAAGGTtgcgaagaaaaaaatctagGGCCAGGTCTCGATGGCTACcctgttaatattttataagcaattAACTGACTGTTGTCAGAAGTTTCCATCCCTCTAGTGCGTCTTGTCATCAATCGCCTATAACAAATCTGACGTCCATGATCCACCAATGATACGCCAACCAAAGCGACCAGCCATCCATCCAAGCGTGAGTGATGACACCGTGTACTTGATGTCCCGCATCTGACGCTCCATACTAAACAGTGACACCGTGTACTTGACGAGTAGACTGTGCTTGTTTTCTTGCTGGCAACCCAGCAACTACGATACCAAGGGGTTCTATAACGGCATGAGAATAAGTCGTTATCCCGAGCGCAACACGGAGAGAACATGGACAAGTGTAGTGCCTCCATAGTTCTACAGCGGTTTCTACACTCCCGCAGACATTGCTTTTAGCTTACTTTAACGTGAGGGGATTCTTGCCCCTGTTTTATAGCAACGGCCTCTGGGGTAAATCTACAGCCGCGGAGTTCCgacatcgctttataactatggaGACGAGATGCGTGCCCCTGATGTCCTAGTGTTGCCCGAAGGGGAGAAGGCAACGATTGACCCTCATTTCGTTACTACGGCCCTTGGAGTGTTATATATTAtttgcgtgcgcgcgcacatgcacacacacacacacacagacgcaagTCACAATGAGCAGGGGGGGGGCATTCTCTTGTGTTCACTGACAGACGGTGACAATGTGCACAACATCATGTCCTCAATTGCTGGTGGTTGCTCGCCATGTGTTGCTCACCTGGTCAATGCCGAAATCCTAGTTTTTACACCAGACACCCGCTATTAAAACGCTTTTAGATGACAGAAAACTGGGTTCCgaattttctgttatttactTTGACCGTATCTTGTATAAAGATTATTACAAAATTCCCAGTCCCCCGACTCTTAGCATATATCTTTGACATATTGATGATCagcgcacgcacatacacactcaccacacaaacaaacaacagtgaGAAAGAGATTGTTTTAGAGCTCCCAGTCCCGTACTACAAGATTATAAACAAACACGTGTCTTTTAAACATCATGGCCTCAGTAAGGTatgtaactttttttattgGGAAAGGATAGTGGTTGATTGAAAGGACGATAAAGCACCTTTTATGTTTGGAGGCCACGAAGCAGTGATGGGAAACGAAAGTTGCTGAACTAGACTGAGGTGTTCCTACAACTGCACTTCACACAAGGATACAAAGGACGTCCGATCAATGCAACCGCATAGCAGCTGGAAAACAAGTGAGATGGCGGTAAGCAAGGACATCAAAATTTAGCAGTGCTTCCAGGCGTCGACGATAAATAGATGGGGAAAGtgtccaaaaataaaactacaattaTGCGATTTATAAAAGGAAAGACTTCCTAgcgaaaaaaggaaagtaacGGCTTCTTGATGCTGGTGAATGCAAATGTCAAGAGATGACTTAGTACACCTGTGTATATTCAACAAAAGAATAGGAGACAGtgcatctctttctcttcctatcactgacacacacacacacattcatacatgcTCATGCGCATTGTCGACTGTGGATGAACAGCAACAAGATTAAAACGGAAAATCGCGTACAGAAGTGGTTCGACCACTGTCGAATGTATATTTGCCGTTCATGTTTCGTAACAGGTACTTTAAAATGAGTATTTTGTCGTAAGCAAACACCAGTAAATTTCGGACAAAGTACTCTCGGTTGGATCGTCCTAAAATTGAATTCTTTAAGATCCCTCATAAAGAAAATCTGGGTATAGTACATATGTTCCTACTGATGTGAAGTTAATAAAGATCAAGTGCGTAAGTTcctttcaagaaaataaagtgCTCTGCTACAGTGTCGAGAGAATAgcgaaaaataaaggaaaacctCTCGTGATCAGTTTTTGTCTGGACCGGTAGCTATGGTCACCTAAGCCAACAAGAACCAATACTGGCGCGAGACTGCCTCTGCAATTTGATAGACCTATAGCTGATCAGCCCAACAAATGGAAAGATAggtatgcaaaataaataaacgggttcataattatcatcattaatcCGATAACTGATACATGGAGGATTCCGATGGTTTTCCGTACAAGTTCTCTGTCTTATGTTCTGAAGCCGTCTTCTTCTTTTACGCTTGGTCTTAAATGCTTGTATCCCCTTCCCCCCCTTTATCAGCAGAGTTCACAACTCGAATCCTTAGAGCAGGATGGTAATTAAAGAGGCTGCACTGTAATTTGGCAGCAAACATGATGGTGGTGCTACGCCAAatcctgtccagcctggccATTGCTGCTGCCATGATAAGGATTTCAACCGTGCAGCTGCCAACTTCGGAGAGAGTGGCGCcaaagtatttaattttattcaccTCTTCGAGTTGTACTCTGTTCGCATACTACTGCATCAAAACGCAGGCCGTAGcttgatgctgctgctggttTCAGCGTCCCCTTCCCATCCCCACCACAAGCAGACTCGTGCCCTTATACACTCTCGTGCTTTCTCGGCCAACGCTCGTCAGTCGGACCATTAAGATCGGACCTAATAAAAACGCGCTCTTCTTCCAAAACTGACTCAGGGAACTTTTCTAGAGGAGATGGAGAAAAATCGATGAATGCAATgacagagaggaaaaagaagtataaaaagGAAGGGGAGATGCGATACAGCATAACCAGCGCATGGAGATGAGCTCTAAAGCCTACGTGACCAGACATGCCGCTCGAGGGCCGGTCAGCAAGAAGAATCAATGAGACAAACTGCTTCTCGTGATGTGTGCAGTAAGCAAGGCGGTTTGATGACGCAATAATTGGCCACGATAGTTCGCCTCGGACAGCTAAAAAGAAGAGTTGATGGCGTAACAGCAAATGGTAAGAGTAACGCTCATGTCTTCAACATGCCCGTCGTGACATGAGAAGAGCCTGGGTTGGCGAAGTGTGGCTTGAAGAACGCAGCAGTCTTCTCCGAGAGTTCGTGACAGTGTCTCGTGAGAGAAAAGGAGGGGGGCTGCTAAGGACCTTGACCGGGAACGCGCCATCGTCGAATTGCCCCTACAATCGGGAGAGGAGCAAGAAGACTTAAACGAGGCAAATGATTGCGGTTCccactcctcccccacccctctgcCCGCGCGTTGCTGCGACAGCGACGACCGTTTCAGCTAACTCTCGGCCGCGGCTTCTGCTGCTGGAGCCGCTGCTGCCAAAGCGTTTGGTCGGAAAAGCGTTGGTTGCCGTGCTGCGGCGAAGAGCTTGCTGGCTGTAGGCTGTGGCCAAGGGGAGTCGGCGTAGTCGCCGTTCGCCTGCGGCACGCGACTGACAAGCTACGAAACTGCGACGCGACTTGCAACGGCGCGCAACTAGGGAAACAGcgaactggaagaaaaaaaaaaaacccgggAAAAGCGGAAGGAGAGAGGGTTGTGGGGAAAGACTCCAGTAGCAAGACAACAAGTCAGCGCTGTCACCCACATGCTTCTGTCCCTCCGCCGAGAAGCTGCATGTTGTGGGCTCCAGTCAGACTGGACGCCACGTCTCTTCTCATCACGTCACGCGGTGGTTGTCGGCCAGATTCTCGTGCTGATTCTGAACAGATTCTCGTGCAGCGGTCACAGCACGGTTTTGACGTGCACTGCATTCCATGGAACCTTTCCTGACAAGCTGACCACCAGCACCACCTCCTCTACGCACTAGGCACTGCTCTGGCATCGAGAAGTTGGCTGTGTTCACTGGCTTATACTTTCATCTTCATTGCTTTCTTCTACCAGacaagtttttgtgtgtggattaCAACGCCAAGTTTTCTTGGTCGCACGAAAACAGAAGGGGAGCCAAGTGGTCAGCTGAGTGACTGTCACTAGGTGAAGCCGAAACTGTTTCTATGGGAAACAAATCTTGACGGCTGTGGAGGACAAAACCTCAGAGTAAACAGCCCGTAGTGCTTCGTTATTCTGCAATAAGGGAGTGAACGTTTCTTGCATTGGGTAAAAAGAAACACGGAACTGATTCGAGCCATCATATGGTTTCATTCTATTACAGTTGAAACACGAAAATGAGGTTGACAAGTGATTGTGCTGGGACCTGGTCTCGACCTGCACAGCTTGACAAGCTGGATAATCAGTAATGTCATTTAACTCGTTCAGGTTTTATCACCCAGTGGGCCACTGCCGGTTGCGATAAGAACTAACCACCGGACAGTGTTTGCAAGCAATCGATCCTTCCTCGCACTGCGAACACACCACGCTTCTGCACCTACTGTGACTCGAGAGTGTTAAAACTCTGATTACAGCAAACGGCGAGTGATAAGATGAGCAACAAAACCCACCACAATTTTATTCACCTCCCTCTTTCATGTTcaacataactttaaaaaaattctttcaaattaAAGGTTATCGTCATTTTTTATCAAACGAGATACCGTGAAGACGAGTGTTGTACGGTTGTTCCTGTAAGGAACGAAAATAAAGCGATACACACGGCGTGCTGTACGATGGCGGAGAGGACGTGCAAAAGTCGAAGGAAGGTGGAAGGTCGTGAATATGAAGTATGTCTACGAGTATTTCAGCATACTGCGAGGCGACCGAGTTCCAGAAGCAGTCAAACCGTTGCGCAACACCGATGGTGACAAGCGCGGCCGAGAGTTGTGTTGCAACAGCGGGACAGCGCACAACCTGTTACTGGAAGGAAGTAAGGGGGAGTCTACCCCACCTCCCCCTCTTCGTCCGTTTCCACTCGACGTGTCCTGGCAGCAGATGTTCGCAAACGCCCGCGGGACCATCTGTCAAATGGTAtccatgaaagaaagagaggagtgaaagaaaacagagaaaagtaaTAACGCAGTAAAACGAGGTTTCAGAGGAAGCTGGCAGCGCGAGTGGATAAGAAAGTAAGCTAATTGTCGCTAGTGTGTCACCTCCACTGCCTTGCGCCTAACGAGGccaacgaaaaacaaaacaaaaagcgcCCACACAGCGGACGGGATTTTAACATTGTCACGAGAGACCAACGGCAAAGGAGGTAGAcaggaataaataaatggttCAGAAAGATCTGCACCTGCTGTCGTATGTACTACAACACACGCTGTCACTGAACAAGAGAACGAAGTAGGCATTACGCACGTCCTCGGAgactgcgtgcgtgcgtgagaagGTGTAGTCAGACACGGCAGAGACTGGAGCACGCAGTCTACCCCTCCGTTCACATCCCCCGACCAATCGTATGCACGGGCGAGAGGTAGATGAAACCTCTTCCAACCGCCGGCTAACAGGTTTTATGATGTACGTGCCGTGCGAAAGGGTGTCTTTAAAATTTTGACCTGTGCAAGCCAACCTACGATCAAGCGAATCGGGATTTCTCTCACGCCCTCgcgtggaggaggagggggagggaaatCTTGTCACCTTTAACAGAAAAGGTAAGAAATAATAACAAGGAGAAGCGTTAAGTACACGACGCGATCAGGCGCACCTCTGATACGACTCGCTCAGTatatgtgttgttatttttagtcACGTGTCAACTACGATGACCGAAGACtgtcgcgcatgcgcacttcaGCAGCGCTCCGCCACCTTTTCCATGCAACTTGTTTGGATGTGAAGCCCAGTGTGTGGCGGTCTGCGAGATTTCCTGCTAAGGATTTGACACGTGACGTAGTGCTCGCGTGTGACGCGAGGTGACGGGGGCATTAGTGTGTGACgtgttgtaatgtgtaatgaAACAAGCCCTCCCCCGTGTGGAGTCACACCGGCTAGTCACGTGATAATAACGTCGGCCGCTGTCAAGTGATGGTTCTGTGAAGTTTGAAGACTTGCAATGACAAAGAGCAACAAGTTGAGGTAAGGTCACCGTTTGTAGCTGGTCCTCTTCAACACTGTTTACCCACGAGACGCGCCAGACAAAAATCGATCCGCGCGGCAAGTGTCAAACTCCCACCGGCACGCCAACAATTTCGCAAGCCCGGTCTCTCAAGCATGAGAACACTAGGGGCACAGAGAGGCGCGACAGCAACATCCTCTGTGGCGTTTTCCAAAAGCATCTTGTGAGCGCGCTGCTAGAAACTTACCCAGAAACTCCTTTCTGCAGTTCAAGCTCGCAAAGCTTCCCCCGCTCCCTCCCCATGGCGATCAACACAGCTAGCGGCAACTCGTCGCACCACGGAGGAGGGGGCATGATGGTTCCCACCCCGGACGGCGGGCCCCTGGCGATGGAGGCATACTCGGTGGTACTGTCTGTGACAGCCTTGACCCTGTCCACGCTGCTGGGCGGCGGCGGCAGCATCACGGTACTCTTCGCAATCCTCCAAAGCCGGCAGGTGCGCAAGTACAGCTACACCCTCGtcctcgtcttcttcttcctgtgTTGCGGCTTGGACCTGCTGTGGGTGCCGATGGAGGTCGTGCACCTGCTCTCCTTCCATTACACCCGCGTCAATCCCACGCTGGACTTCGGGGTGGCAACCTTCGCCATCTACATCTTCCTCGTGGCCGGCATCGCCGTCCTGAATCGCCTCCTTTTGCGGCGAGAACGCCCTACGCCTCTGCGGCTGCTTCGCCGACCGTGTCAAGAGCATCTGGCCCGTGGCGGCCTGCGTGGTCCTTTTCGTTGCTTCGCTCATCATGGCCGTCGCCTTCCTCTATGCCTCCCTAGGCAAGGACCACCTGGGGGAGTTGGGAGGGGCTGAAGCCTACCTGGTCCTGCACCCGTCCTCTTCGGCCTGTCGCGTGTCGCTGCTGGCCACCATGCTGATCCTGGTGGTGGGCGGCGCTACCTTGGTGGTAGCGGCCGTGGCCGTGGGCCACAGGAAGGCCGCACACAAATCGTCGGAAAGCTTCGTCAGCGGGCAGTCCAACGAGTCGAATAACATCCTGCCCCACTTCCTCATCAACCAGAGCGCCACCGACGATGACAACGAAGACAAGCTCTCCAACTCGCCCTCCTCGCCCAGACTGCCGGATCTGGTGGTGCCCAGCGTCACGACCTGCCTGGCGAGCAAAGGTCCGAGGTTGGGGGAGCTGCCTTCGCCATCGCGCGGTTCCAACATGCTCAGCGTTAACATGGCGCACGTGCTCGGCCGGCGCCGCCATACCATCTGTCAGATCGGTGACTCGGGCACCGCCTCCGCCCTGGACCCCATGGCGCGCGCCAAGCAGTACAACTACGTCCGCAAGTTCTCCGTCGACATCTCCGCTTTGCAGGCGCAGCTGGAGAACCCAAAGATTTTCAAGGACAAGGTGCCTTTCCAGTCCGACCAGGACCTGCGATCAAAGCCGAACAAACCTTCACCCGCTCACCTTGAGACCCGCAGCCCGCAGCTGGGTCTGCTGGCCCCCCGGCGGGAGGAGGGACAGCAAGAGGAACGGCAGCCTCGAGACAACGGTGCCGGACTCAAGCTGTGCTTACCGCCGAGACCGCCGGTCATCACAGTGTCCGAGGAAGTCcgggaggaagaggaagaggaagccGACGTCTCTAAGGTCAGCATGGGACAGTGTGAGGCAGACAGCACCAAGCCCACGCCCGTCCCCGTGCTGGCCGTCAAGAAGCCAGCTGAGGACGAGGAGGGGGAAGAACTGCGAAGGGAGAGGGCTGGAGAAGGGGAATCCCCTCACGAGGAGGACGTCAGCTACCGGAGCATTCCCAACGTTCACACCAACCGCCTAACGGAGCACGAGCAGGACTTTGTAAAAATGACCTTGCTGATGTGCCTGACGTTCTTCACGTGCCTCTTCCCGCTGCTGCTGGTGGAGGCGCTTAAGGATAGCTTTGGCGTCAGCACGTACGTCAACATCGCCACGTGCGCGCGCGCCCTCTCCACCGTGCAGACCATCATCTATCCACACATCCTCATATGCATGGACAGAGTGGTCAGCAAGGCGGTCAGCCGCCTAAAGGCGCGGCTCGGCCAAGTCTGTCACATTCGGGACGTGGACTGCGTGGAAATTCCAGCCGAACATGGCAGTTCGAGCACCAGCCAAGTGTAGCCGACAGTTTcacatgatcacgtgacaatgTAAAAGCCTTCTCTTGCCCCCGCCCCCAACCTTAACTCCCACCACCTGTCATCGGATTTACGTGCCGTTTGACACACCCCCACAGCATTATATAAGCATCGTCGATTAAACATGAATGTGTGACACGTGGGTGTGGTTGATGCCGAACAACCATCTACGTTCGACTATTTAGCCTTCATTATATCGTTCTGACGGTGTCTTATTGTGGTGCATTAGTTCTTCAAACCTTGCCTCTCGTAATAATATAAGAAAAGTACAGAACTTTCGATGCTGAACTCAAGCTTATTCACCAGCTCCAGCGTTCGGTATTTCTCTGGTGTagggtgttgttgttgtttttttttaaccctgtGGAGACCAAAGCGTCAGTGTGCGCCCCACGAAGATGCCCACGAACTTTCATCTTTGTCTACTTTGATCGCAGTGAACTGACTCTTTGTGCTTTCACCCCTTGGAGTTTGGAAGTACAAGAAGGATGTGCGAGATGCTGCAGAATGATGTCTGGAGGAATTCAAACACCAGTGTTCGTTCTATTTTTTGAGTTTGTAATTTGTAATTGGTGTTGTTTGCGAAGAAAAGTGGAGGGGGAGTTCAATTTACTAGAAATTAAGACAGCTGGCGGAAGACTTGTCACGCGCGCCATCTTCCCAGATTCCTCTTATCTGCACAAACATTCCATGAAGATTATTAAGATGTTTTAAcgtttaaaaactaaatgaaattttaatacaataataataatatcaataataatttcTTGCTTGCAATAAAATGACGAGATGTGGAATTGGAGGACGTCAGCAAAACTATGACAGCACAACCGTCACGTCAAGGAGGAGAAAAAGTCTGACGTTTCCTGCTTCCCTGTGAAGACAGGCGCGTACATAGGTCGTGACTTCTCGGGCGGTGTGACGTCTCCTTCCGCCGTCGCGTGCGAAGCGATTTGTGTCTTGATAGGAAGCTACAGTATGTGTGCAGGGAGGATGCCCCGGCCTGTCGTATGCAATGAACAACTCGAAAAAGTACCTGGTCACAAAAATCACAGCGTGCGCTGTTCCCGAAAGCCTAGAAACATTCagaaaaccacacacacaaacacagaggatTCGGTGTTTAAATAGCTGCCGCCGATGTATGCCCTATACTTCGGCTCCGCGCGTCTCCTCCGGTCAAAGCTTTCCTTACTGCCTGTTGACCGCAGACAATGGTGTAATATCGTCAAAACGAAAGGTGAGGCAGGCTGTTCACAACCACTACCCAATCTTTCCACCTCCTACCCGGATATGAAACGCAAAACAAGTTGCTACCTGACGAGGACTAtatatgggatttttttttttactatttttttttcacggcaAGCAGAATCTATAAAGTGCCCCGtgaattaatttaattaaaaggtTCCCTTCCACAACAAAAGAGCAAGCACGATTTGTTCAATGCCTCTTCTGATTGTTCAGCGGCGCTCCAAGCCATTAAGCAACAGCTACACAAAATAATTGATATGaaataatacaaatgtttaaagCTCTCAAACTAGTTTTTACAAGTCGCACTTATCCTGTTTATTTCGGGTTTCATTCTAAAAATATCGTGTTCACCTTGCaatcttaaaaacaaactttttattgattttacgAAAAAGTATAACCCAGTTCCTTGGCATTTTAAGTGCTCATAAAATTTTAGATTTTTGTCGTtctgttaaataaaattaagtataGTATAACAAAACCAGCCAACATGGGAGTTTCTTTCGATATTTCTTAAAAACTTGTAACAAAAATTGCtgaaggggaaggggaggga
This is a stretch of genomic DNA from Pomacea canaliculata isolate SZHN2017 linkage group LG3, ASM307304v1, whole genome shotgun sequence. It encodes these proteins:
- the LOC112558850 gene encoding uncharacterized protein LOC112558850, encoding MAVAFLYASLGKDHLGELGGAEAYLVLHPSSSACRVSLLATMLILVVGGATLVVAAVAVGHRKAAHKSSESFVSGQSNESNNILPHFLINQSATDDDNEDKLSNSPSSPRLPDLVVPSVTTCLASKGPRLGELPSPSRGSNMLSVNMAHVLGRRRHTICQIGDSGTASALDPMARAKQYNYVRKFSVDISALQAQLENPKIFKDKVPFQSDQDLRSKPNKPSPAHLETRSPQLGLLAPRREEGQQEERQPRDNGAGLKLCLPPRPPVITVSEEVREEEEEEADVSKVSMGQCEADSTKPTPVPVLAVKKPAEDEEGEELRRERAGEGESPHEEDVSYRSIPNVHTNRLTEHEQDFVKMTLLMCLTFFTCLFPLLLVEALKDSFGVSTYVNIATCARALSTVQTIIYPHILICMDRVVSKAVSRLKARLGQVCHIRDVDCVEIPAEHGSSSTSQV